From the genome of Leptospirales bacterium:
TTCCGCAGCATCCGGGGATAACGCTTACTGATGGCGGAGTTTACGAAAATCTTGGCGTACGCCCGCTGCTTCATCCGCGGTTCGCGCGACTGGATTATGTAATTGTAAGCGATGGCGGGCGTCCGCTGGCGCTGCAGGACCGCTCCACTCGCTCCGGCCTGAGTACTTTGCTGCGCTCACTGGATATCATGATGGAGAATATTCGCGGTCTGGTCTTGCAGCAGATGATGTCACTTTATCGTCACAGCGGCGGACCCCGCCCGCTCTGGTTTTCCATTAACAGCGCGGAAGGATCGGATGCGCAAACGGCGGAGTGGGCGGCCTCAATTGCCACAGACCTCAGCGCACTGGCTGCCGCGGACCTGCAGCGTTTGCGCACTCATGGGCGAAAGCTTTGCCTGGCCCGCCTCGAGCGTTACGCACCCGAGCTGATGCGCGCCAGGAAGCATCGGTGAGATGCCTTGTATCACGTGATCAGGAGATTTCGAAGAGAACTTCATAGAGCTTCATTCGTTGAGCAGGCATCAGCCGCCGATCCAGAGTTGAGTAGAACAGTTTGCACTCACGTTCGGTGTGATGTTCGAAGAGCGATTCAAACGCTGTAATACGTGCAAGTCGCTCCACAATCCAATCCAGCAAGCGCTCTGGCGGCTGGACGCTGGCCTCCGCCAGCAAGTTTTGAATCGATTGCATCGAAACGCGCAGTAACTCGTGGTCATGGCGCAGCACACGTGGATCGGCGCCCCGCGGCAGATCGAGCCCTGCGCTCAAAGGCAGAGCCTGGAGCTCTTCCAATACGGCATGCCGATTGATGTCAGTTTGCAGCAGATCCCACTCGGCGCAAGCCCGCAGGCAGTCGCCGCGCAGTAGCGCGGCCATTGTGAAGCGATAGCGCTGCAGGAATTCGCCGTGCAACCGTTGGTTACCGACCAACAAGCTTGCGTCGGCATCCATCAGAATCGAGCCATTGCGATTTTTGCCTCCGCGCACAGACGTCGATAGATGTCTTTCTTGAATTCGACTATATTGTCAGCCAGGTGCAGGGGATCCGCCCAGATGACGCGTGAAAATTCACGGTCGTGCAAATCGAGTGCAAGCGTGGAAGGTTCGCCCTCCCAGTGAAAAAAGAACCAACGCTGCTTTTGTCCACGAAAGCGTTTCAGATGCTCTGGAATGCTTTCAGGAAATTCATAGCTCAGCCACTCGGCCAATTCGTGGATGGGCTCTTCGTCCAACCGCAGTCCGATTTCTTCATATAGTTCTCTTCGAGCGGCAGCGAGCGGCGCCTCGCCCTTATCGATACCGCCCTGCGGATATTGAAAGACGCCCGGATAGTGCACCCTTTCGCCGGCCAGCGCCAAGCCGGTGCGGTTGAGCACAACTATGCCGACATTGAGCCGGTAGGGTCTTGAGTCAGCCACAGCGGATGGGAGCTTCATCTGCTTCAAGCTGTCCAGCCGAAAGCCCGCTGCCAGAAGCGGTCGTAACGCCCCTTTCCGGTCATTTTACACGCGCCGCGACCTGCTTCCCGCTTTTAGCTTGACGTACAGGGCCTTTTCGCGAGTACCGGCATGCTGCTTGCTTTGCGGCCTCAAGGAACCGATGGCAGATATCAACAAACCCCTCATTGTCCAGTCCGACCGCACCATGCTGCTCGAAGTGGATAATGGCTACTTTGAGGACGCCCGCGCTGCAGTCAGTCGCTTCGCCGAGCTTGAAAAGAGCCCGGAGCACATGCACACCTACCGCATTACGCCGCTTTCTTTGTGGAATGCCGCCTCCAGTCGCATGAGCGCCGAGGAGATTGTAGCAGCGCTGGAGGAATTCTCCAAGTACCCTCTGCCCAAGAACGTAATCAATGAGATCCGCGAACAGATTTCGCGCTACGGCAAAGTGAAGCTGGTCAAGGACGACACCGGCGATCTATATATTATTTCGGAAGAAAAGGCATTTCTCAACGAGATTGCCAACCACCGCACCGTTCAACCCTATATCGAAGAGCGCCGCGGCGATCAAATCGTCATTAAGAAATCCTATCGCGGACATATCAAGCAGGCCTTGATTCGCATCGGCTATCCGGTAGAAGACCTCGCAGGTTATGATGAGGGAGCGAAATATGGCTTCAATCTGAAGCATACAACAGAAGGCGGCAAAGAGTTCATCATGCGCGACTACCAGCGTCGCTCGGTGGAAGTCTTTCATCAGAACGGCGCTCGCGAGGGCGGCTCTGGCGTCATTGTCCTGCCCTGTGGCGCCGGTAAGACGATCGTTGGCATCGGCGTTATGCAGATTGTGGGGGCCGAGACGCTGATCCTGGTCACCAACACCTACTCCATCCGTCAGTGGAAAAACGAGATTCTGGACAAGACCGATGTCAAGGAAGAAGACATTGGGGAGTACAGCGGCGAGAAAAAGGAGATCAAGCCAATCACCATCGCCACCTACAATATTATCACCCACCGCAAGAAGAAAGGCGGCGAGTTCACTCACTTCAATATTTTCAGCGCTAACAATTGGGGTCTGATCGTCTATGACGAAGTGCACCTCCTGCCGGCGCCCGTTTTTCGCATGACCTCGGAGCTGCAGGCCAAGCGACGTCTCGGACTGACGGCTACGCTAGTTCGCGAGGACGGTCTGGAAGAGGACGTATTCTCGCTGATCGGCCCCAAGAAGTACGATGTTCCGTGGAAGGAGCTGGAAAAACAGAGTTGGATTGCCAATGCGCGTTGCATCGAAGTGCGGTGCGATATGGACGACGATCTTCGTATGCAGTACAGCCTCGCTGACGATCGCGAAAAGTATCGTCTGGCCTCTGAGAATCGGGAAAAGATGCAAGTGATCGAGTGGATTCTCGAGGAACACGGCCGCGAGAACGTGTTGATCATTGGTCAGTACATCGATCAACTGGAAACGATTGCCCGTCATTTTGAGTTTCCCTTGATTACCGGCAAGACGCCGTTGGCTGAACGCGAGCGGCTCTATGGCGCCTTTCGTGGCGGCGAAATACCCTGCTTGATTGTCTCGCGCGTCGCCAATTTCTCCATCGATTTGCCGGATGCCTCGATTGCTATTCAGGTCAGCGGTACGTTTGGCTCTCGCCAGGAGGAAGCGCAGCGTCTGGGACGCGTCCTGCGGCCCAAGCAGGGCGACAACCAGGCCTTCTTTTACTCGCTGGTGAGTCGGGACACGACCGAGGAGCGCTTCGGGCAAAACCGACAGCTTTTCTTGACCGAGCAGGGCTACGAATACCAGATCTATACGGAAGAACAATTCCGGGAGATGCGCGGCAAGGCTCGCGAAACCATCCTCCAGCGTTAGCGCCGGGCCTTCGAAGGCTCCAGTCCGCGCGAACTCCTCGGAAATCTGATTGCCATTTGTCTGTGCAGGCCGTCCCTGCGGTCAGGCAATCTTGATGTTCCTTTCGCACTGGCTAGAACGCTCCTTCCTGAACTTCTTTTCCATCGGTCCGCTGGTCCCCACGCTCTTTGCCTGGATTGTGGCCTTCTTCCTGTTTCGCATCCGAAATCGCTCCAGGGCTACGTCGCTCTATGCCTGGGCCATGCTCGTGTATGGCTTCTTTGAAATTTCGTATTTCTTTGCTTCCACCATCTTCCGGCCGGAACTGGCCTTCTATCGCTGGTCGACCTTCAGCATGGTTCTGGTGGTCGGCTACTTTCTCATATCCTTCTGGATGCATTTTCCGGAAAATACGCATCCGCGATTTACGCGCATCACGAGGATCGTTGCCGGGATCGTTGCAGCGGCCACATCATTGGTCTTCTTCTACGGCACCTACCATGCGCCTCGAATCTTTCATTTCTCCAGTCATTTTTGGGATTTCGACGCTGATCTGATTTCGCGACGCGGCGGAGTTATCATCCTTCTCTATGTTGTTGCAATCGGAGTCCTTGGCATCTGGCGCGGCATCGTAACCAAACGCGTGCGTCTGCCTGCCTTTGCCATGGCGGCCGGGTGGCTGCTGGGCTCGGTTACGCCGGGTATTCTCAATGTTCTCAGCCGCAGCGGTCAGATCGGCTACGATTCCTATCAAATTTCCAAAAGCCTGATGGTGCTTGGCGGATTCTTTACATTCTTTATTATATATCTCAACAACACAGAGGACCGCACTACCTTCATGACCAAGCTGGTAGCAGTATCGGCCGCCACCTTTCTGGTCGTCTTTCAGCTGGTGAGTTACTTTGTTCTATCGCGATATGACGCGATCTATGATGGATTGCGCCGGGCCGAAGCCCGGCTTGCTTTGCTGCACGGCGATCGCGCCCCGGGTCTGCGCTATTTGAGCGAATATGACCCGCAGAGCGGAAAATCTCGTTGGGTCTTTAAGGAAGCCGATGTTGAAATTGAACCGAATCGTTTCGCTGCGGAGCTGGACAATACCCTGACGGTTGAACGATTGGCCCGGCTGGGATCACAGCCGACGGCTCCTGCCATCGAAGCAATTTTGCAGGCTGCCCCGGCGCATTTTGCGGGCTATGCTGCGGTCATTCGTTCGCATTTTACGTCCGGCCAGAGCGCGGAAACGCCCGTAACGACCGCTGAAACATCGCCTATCGTCGCATTTTTGAAGGCAAATTCAAGAACTGTACTGACGCGCTTCAATAAGATCCGCGAGTTGCCTGACGAGAATTTCCGCCGCGAACTCGAAGCCTACCTGCAGAAGCAACAAAGCGATCGCTCTTTTGGTCCCTTTGCCGGAGCATTGCTCGGGGCGCTTCCAGCATCGCAGCTGGAGAACGCTGCGTTGAAAGCCGAAATTTTGCGCTATCTGGCCCCGGCGCGGGCTGTGGGCGAACGCAGCTACCACTGGCATGCATCGCAGGATCCCAATCATGACCCCTACGTCGCCTATGCCTTCGTAGATGAGCGCGGCGAACACGTACTGGAAGCCGGCTTTTCCTATCTTGGATGGCGCAGGTATATGGATGGACCGACGCGAGATCTGGCAATACTACTGCTGGCGACTGTCGCCGTCATGTTGGTGCTTTTTCCGCTGTTCTTTTATGGCGCCCTTGTCTCACCGCTACAGGGACTGCTACGCGGAGTGCAGCAAGTGAACGAGGGCGATCTCAATGTTGAAGTAACCGTCAAGGTCGAGGACGAGATTGGATTTTTGGCGCAATCCTTTAACGGGATGGTTCGTTCCATTCAGTCGGCGCGCAAGAAGCTGCAAGAATATGCAGAGACGCTGGAGGAGAAGGTCAAAGAGCGAACCAGAGAATTACGCAATACACTGGACGAAGTCAATCGATTGAAAGTCCAGCAAGATGGCGACTACTGGCTTACTTCAATGCTGGTGGCGCCGCTTTCCTCCAATCGAGCGCACGGCGAGGCCGTGAAAGTCGATTTTCTGATCAAGCAGAAGAAGGAATTTCAATTCCGGCGCTGGAAATCGGAAATCGGCGGGGACTTTTGCGCTGCGGACCGGATACAGTTGCGCGGCGAAGTGTATACAATCTTCCTCAATGCCGACGCCATGGGTAAGTCAATCCAGGGCGCTGGCGGAACGATCGTACTTGGCAGCGTGCTCGAATCCATACTGTCGCGCACCCGCTCCAGTAACGCGGCGCAGAGCTACTTTCCGGAGCGCTGGCTCAAGAATGCCTTCATAGAGCTGCACAAGATTTTTGAAAGCTTTGATGGCAGCATGCTGGTTTCTATGGTCTTCGGCCTGATCCACGAATCATCAGGATTTCTTTACTATATCAACGCAGAGCATCCAGCCAGCGTACTCTACCGCAACCGCGAAGCTGAATTTCTCGAAAAGGGCGAAATATTGCGTAAGGCCGGCTGGACCGGGATTGCTGACACATTGCATATTGAAACATTTCAGCTGCAGCCTGGCGACGTTTTCGTCGCCGGATCGGATGGCCGCGACGATCTCGCTATCGGGCGCAATGCCGAAGGTAATCGGATCATTAACGAAGATGAGACGCAATTCCGGATCATTGTTCAGGAAGCGAACGCCGACCTTGAACGAATCTACGAACTGTTGTCCAGCGCCGGAGAGTTGACCGACGACCTGTCGCTGGTCCGCGTTGAGTACACAGGCGCCGGCTTGCCGCTTGAGCCTTCTGATACCCGCGAAGTAATTGATACGGCGCGGGCGGCGCAGCGCAACAATCGCCAGCAGGAGGCCCTCGACCTGCTGCGTATGCGTATGCGGATGGACCCGCCCTCGCTGCGCGTGAAACGCGAATTCATCGCCAGCGCCTACCGCAGCGGCGCTTATGAAGAGGGATTTGCTGCTGTCGATCGCTATCTCTCAGAGAATCCCGGCGATGCCGAAATGATCTTTGTGGGCGCAACCCTGGCCCGGAAGTTGAAGCGGTGGGATGCCGGAATTGACTATGGCGAACGCTATCGACTTCGACGACCGCTTGATGTTCGCAACCTGATTAACCTCTCGCGGCTATATCTGGGCGTGAATCAAAAATCGCGAGCGGCGCAGATGGCGCGCGAAGCGCTTGAAGTTGAGCCGGACAATGATCGCGCCGAACAGATTCTGCGTGCATTGGCTGAACGCAGCGTCGGTTAGCACGGATGCGCCCTGTTCCGCCAGGCCTTCCGGCGGATAGCGGTCCGGGCTGGCGGCGACTTCAGACAGTCACGGCTGTTCGCGTGGCCTCTTCGGCATCCAGTTCATCGTTGAAACCAAAGAGTCGCGGATCTTTCAATCGATCGATGTAGAGCACCCCGTCGAGGTGGTCGCATTCATGCTGGTAGACGACAGCATCGAAGCCTTCGATTACTTCGTCGTGCTGCTCTTCATTCTCGTCAAAAAACTTCAAGCGTATCTTGCGAGGACGCTCAACATAGCCGCGCATGCCGGGCACCGAAAGGCAACCCTCCCAGTAGCCCTCGGTTTTCGACTCGAGCGCTGTGATCTCGGGATTGATCAACACGCGTTGCTGGATGCCATCTTTTAGATCCGGATAACGCGCGCTGCGATCAAAACCCACGATTACCAGTCGCTTCAATACGCCAACCTGGGGCGCCGCCAGGCCAATGCCATCGGCCGCTTTCATGGTTTCGTACATATCTCGAATCAGTTTCTTGATTTCTTTGGATCGAATCTCTTCGAGCGGCACTGGCGCCGACTTTTGGCGCAGCTGAGGATCGCCGGCCCGAAGGATTTTGCGAATGGCCATGATCAGACAGGAAAAGCGATTTGTCGCCTTGCAGCAATCCTTTTCCCCTTGGACAATGTCTGCGCCGCACTGGATGCAGCAAGCGCTTGGCTTGTGGCGAACCGACGCCGTTGGCGCCCCCGTACTCTTGCACGGCAAGAGCCTCTTCGAACTCTATCGCCTGCAATTGTCCGATTGTATTGCCGCGGTCAAGTGTGTCTCATCGCAAAGGATGGCCGAAGTTGAAGCTCGCGGCCTGCAGACGCTTGCTGAAGCGGGCGCACCGGCGCCGCGCGTCCTATCTACGCCGGCGCTGGACGCGGATCGCGCGCTGCTGATTCTGGAATTTATTGCGGACCCGGGCCGCATTGATTCCCGACGGCTGATCGCCGACCTGCGCCGGCTTTACGCGCAAGAGCGGGCGCACTTTGGATGGTTTGAGGACAATTTCATTGGCGCCTTGCGGCAAAGAAATTTGCCGCGCAGCAGTTTCGCGGAATTCTGGCTGGAGGATCGATTGCATCCGCAGCTGGCGCTGACGGTCGCCAGCGGCCAGCTTTCCAGGGCCGCCGGGCGGGAAATCCTGGACCATGCGCGCGCCGCAATTCGCCGCTGGAAGCTGGAGCGTTGCATTCCGCGACTGATTCACGGCGACCTGTGGTCCGGCAATTTGCTGCCCGATGCGGCCGGACGCGCTCACTTGATCGATCCTTCAATATCCGCGTCAATTCCAGAGCAGGATCTGGCGATGCTTGCCCTGTTTGGATCCCCGTTGAGCGAAGAGTCAATGCGTGCGATCGCCGAGGAGAGCGGCTCTCCTCCGGGTTTCGAAATGCGAGTCGGTTTCTGGCAGTGCTATCCTTTGTTGGTGCATCTGAACCTGTTTGGCAGCAGCTATCTGCGCCAGCTGCAGCAGGCAGTGGAGAGTTTTGCTTATGGCTGAACAGGACGGCAAAGTGGAAAAATCCACAGTGCAAACTGTCGCCGCTGTTCTGGCGCAGGCGCTCCGTCGCTTGCGCGATGCAGAGCTTGAGTCGCCGGCGGCGGAAGCAGCCTATCTGCTTGCCGACCTGCTGCACAAGGATCGTGCATGGCTTCTGGCGCACGATGAGGAGCAGCTGACGCTGACGCTTGTAGAGCGGTTTCAGCAACGCGTCGAGCAACGCTGCCAGCATCGTCCGCTGGCGCAAATTTGCGGCCGACGCGAATTTTTCGGCCGCAGTTTTCTGGTCACCGAAGCCACTCTGATTCCGCGTCCCGAGACCGAACTGCTGGTGAGCGAAATCCTTGCTCGTCTTGACGGAAGGCCGAAGCTTATTCTCGATCTATGCTGCGGCAGCGGCTGCATCGGGCTCAGTCTGCTGGCGGAACGCAATCAATGGCAGGCCGTATTGACGGATCTATCGCCGGCGGCGCTGGATGTGGCGCGCCAGAATGCCGCCAGTTTTCCTGAGAATATTGCAGCCCGCGCACGTTTTTGCTGTGGCGATCTTTATGAAGCTCTGGCTGCCAACGCGGCGGCGCTGAGTGAGAAATCGCTTTTTGATGCCGTCGTCTGTAATCCGCCCTATATCCATCCCGATGAAATGGAAAGCCTCGCGCCCGAGGTTCGAGATTTTGAGCCGGCGCTGGCGCTATTTTCCGATGATCCGCTGGATCTGATTCAACGCATAGCGGCGGGCGCCAGAGAGGCGCTGCGTCCGCCGGGCTTGCTGCTGATTGAGACTTCGCCGCGCTACGCGGCCGCGGGCCAGCGCGCGCTGCACAATTTCTTTCAAGTCGCAGAAGTGCTGCATGATCTGGCCGGCCTGCCGCGCGCGCTTTGCGCCTACGGAGTATCGTAGACGCAGCGAACGTAGCCGGGATTCTCCGGACCGTAGGCGTAGTTCAAACCGCTGTCAAAATCCACGACGCGCACAATACTGGCCTGTGGTTCATAGAGCGTGCTGCTCCAGTAGACATTGCGGCGTGTTTCCGGAAAAAGCGCAGGGTCGATCTTGGCCTCGCCCGCGGCGCGCGTTGGATCGAGAATTGAACTCAGCTCATCGATGGTTGGCAGCCGCCATTGGTTGTTACCGAGGCTGAGTCGACGACAGTAGTCGGCAGCATCGGGCCATTTCATGGGAATCGCCGCTCCCTGACAGCGTCCCTGCACCTCTTGCTGGCCGGTGCTGCATTGTTGCCAGCCAATCCTTCGCTGGCGGTTTCGAGTTACGCCTGCTTCAGTTGTCCACTCAGGAAGATCGGCCGCTTGTTCGACAGCGGCCGGGCGTCGCTCTGAAAGGAACTCGGTAGTGCACTGCAGGGCCCGGCCCTGGGCGCTACCCGGCTCGAATATGTCAATGGAGACGGCATTGGCGCCGGCCTCCGCTGCAAGATTGCGTAGCATGATTCCTGCGACATCATAGCGGACCGGCTCGTAGAATCCTGTCCGCAGCTGGCTCAACACCTGGCAGTCCGATCCCACCTGATTTGCGCTCAGCAACAGGACGCCTCGGCCGCCATCGCTCAATTCGCGGGAGCAGGCGCAAGGATCCAAAAACAGTGAAAAGCTGAAGCCGCTGCTGTGTGGGGCGCCGGGCCGCTGCGGCGAGCCAGGCGCACGGTCGGCTGCCTCCCGCGAAACCTCGCTGCAGGCGCACTGCCGGGGTCCGCTGGCACAGCCCCCGGCCACAAATCCAGAGGCGGCCAGCGCCAGCAGCAGCAGTATCGTTTTTCGGTGAGCCATGCTGAATTGTTTGCAGCGAGGTCCGGCGCGCCGCAAGCAGATTGTACTAGTTTGCGCGCATTGCCTGAATCAAGCACTGCGTGCCGGCGACGCAGAGATTGAGGTTGCCGTGGATCTGATTGTTGTAACAACCCAGAGCCTTCTGGCGGTTTGCCGGCTTGCCGCAAACGTTGCGCCGACAATCGCGCATGAATCGGTCGTGGCGGGATGCTGCCTCTGCCTGCCGACCGCTATTTCCGCGATAGAAACAGGCGTAGGAATATTTGCAGAAGGTAACGCAGTCGGTGGCGCTGCCTACACCCAGCGTGGCCGGGTAGTTGATACCGGTGTAGGGAAAATCCGCTGGCCTGCTCTGCGCCCACAGTGCGCCGCTCAAGGCCGCTCCAATGACAATAGCGATGGCTGCCATGATCAGGCGACCTGCGCCAGATTTCTTTTCAGCGATCTTCATCCTCTCTGCCTCCTGCGCCGACCGGTCTCCCCGTCGGCCGCCTCCGAGCCTAGGGCTCACAGGGCGAGTTCTCGCGCTGTATCTTTGATACAACACTTTTCCCTGCCCCTGGATCTTAGACCTCCAAAAGAGAGCCAGGGTTGAGCCTTTTTTTAGGCTGCCCCCTCAGGTTCGGGCCTCTCGCGGCCGTATCATATAGAAGAAAGGGAGAACTCTCCCGTGGAGCAAGAATGGAAATCCAGTCCACGTTCAATGCCGCCCGCGCTATCGAACAATCTACGCGTTCGGCCGAGATGATGAATCAACTCAACCGGAACATCGTGGACTCCGTCCATGAAACAGCGAATAAGCTGCTGCGTGTCAACGTCGAACAGAAGCTGTCTGCGGATCAGGAACAACAGACTCTCGATTTGCTCGCTTGATCCTGATGCCCGCCGCCGTCGATTCTGGACGGCGGCGGCGCTCCATTACTCGCCCTCGTGGCGCAGCGCCATTTCCTTCCCGCGCTTCTCATTGCCGAAGAGAGCGACAACGATTCCGGCAAGATTGAATACTGCACAGATCAGGATTGCACCGCGCAGACCCAGCCAGAGTTGTAAAGCGCCAAAGCTAAACAGGCCGATGATTGCCGCGATCTTGCCGGTCAGATTCCAGAATCCAAAAAATTCCCCCGCCTTCGAGGCCGGGCTGAGCGCTCCGACAAGCGCCCGCAAAGATGATTGAGTAGCGCCCAGACAAAGACCAGCAAGAGAACCCACTACGAGGAAGGTTTGCACATCCCGTAGACTCAGACCAAAGCTGGAATTCAGAAAGGCAGTTACATCTTTGACGCCGGCAATCAAGACCGTAGCGACAATCCAGACGATAAGCGTGAGTATGTAAGTACGCTTGTCGCCGAAGCGATCCTGGATGTAACCAAAGGCAATTGCGCCAACGGCGGCTGAAATGTTGGTCAGTAAAAACATTCCGACGCGAAAAACCTTCATATCACCCGGTCCAGGATACCCCTGGTTGAATCCGGCGATCTCGGTATCGCCATAGATGAAGGCAAACGATATCACTATCGATAGCGCAGCATAAGAGAAAATAAAAGAGAGCAGGAAGATCGCAAGATCGCGATAGTCTCCAATTTCTGAAAGCGTCTGCCGCAGGCGACTGAAGCCCACCGTAAACAGGCTGGCGCCAGGCGGCAGCGTCTTGGGAATCGCCCTTTCTTTCAGCAGCAGGAAGGTCGGAATTCCAGCCACCAGAAAGAAGACGCCAGTAATCGGCCCAATCCACTCGTGCCCGGCAAAAGAGTCTGTGCTGGGGGCAG
Proteins encoded in this window:
- a CDS encoding RNA pyrophosphohydrolase, whose translation is MKLPSAVADSRPYRLNVGIVVLNRTGLALAGERVHYPGVFQYPQGGIDKGEAPLAAARRELYEEIGLRLDEEPIHELAEWLSYEFPESIPEHLKRFRGQKQRWFFFHWEGEPSTLALDLHDREFSRVIWADPLHLADNIVEFKKDIYRRLCAEAKIAMARF
- a CDS encoding DEAD/DEAH box helicase; the protein is MNKPLIVQSDRTMLLEVDNGYFEDARAAVSRFAELEKSPEHMHTYRITPLSLWNAASSRMSAEEIVAALEEFSKYPLPKNVINEIREQISRYGKVKLVKDDTGDLYIISEEKAFLNEIANHRTVQPYIEERRGDQIVIKKSYRGHIKQALIRIGYPVEDLAGYDEGAKYGFNLKHTTEGGKEFIMRDYQRRSVEVFHQNGAREGGSGVIVLPCGAGKTIVGIGVMQIVGAETLILVTNTYSIRQWKNEILDKTDVKEEDIGEYSGEKKEIKPITIATYNIITHRKKKGGEFTHFNIFSANNWGLIVYDEVHLLPAPVFRMTSELQAKRRLGLTATLVREDGLEEDVFSLIGPKKYDVPWKELEKQSWIANARCIEVRCDMDDDLRMQYSLADDREKYRLASENREKMQVIEWILEEHGRENVLIIGQYIDQLETIARHFEFPLITGKTPLAERERLYGAFRGGEIPCLIVSRVANFSIDLPDASIAIQVSGTFGSRQEEAQRLGRVLRPKQGDNQAFFYSLVSRDTTEERFGQNRQLFLTEQGYEYQIYTEEQFREMRGKARETILQR
- a CDS encoding SpoIIE family protein phosphatase, whose amino-acid sequence is MFLSHWLERSFLNFFSIGPLVPTLFAWIVAFFLFRIRNRSRATSLYAWAMLVYGFFEISYFFASTIFRPELAFYRWSTFSMVLVVGYFLISFWMHFPENTHPRFTRITRIVAGIVAAATSLVFFYGTYHAPRIFHFSSHFWDFDADLISRRGGVIILLYVVAIGVLGIWRGIVTKRVRLPAFAMAAGWLLGSVTPGILNVLSRSGQIGYDSYQISKSLMVLGGFFTFFIIYLNNTEDRTTFMTKLVAVSAATFLVVFQLVSYFVLSRYDAIYDGLRRAEARLALLHGDRAPGLRYLSEYDPQSGKSRWVFKEADVEIEPNRFAAELDNTLTVERLARLGSQPTAPAIEAILQAAPAHFAGYAAVIRSHFTSGQSAETPVTTAETSPIVAFLKANSRTVLTRFNKIRELPDENFRRELEAYLQKQQSDRSFGPFAGALLGALPASQLENAALKAEILRYLAPARAVGERSYHWHASQDPNHDPYVAYAFVDERGEHVLEAGFSYLGWRRYMDGPTRDLAILLLATVAVMLVLFPLFFYGALVSPLQGLLRGVQQVNEGDLNVEVTVKVEDEIGFLAQSFNGMVRSIQSARKKLQEYAETLEEKVKERTRELRNTLDEVNRLKVQQDGDYWLTSMLVAPLSSNRAHGEAVKVDFLIKQKKEFQFRRWKSEIGGDFCAADRIQLRGEVYTIFLNADAMGKSIQGAGGTIVLGSVLESILSRTRSSNAAQSYFPERWLKNAFIELHKIFESFDGSMLVSMVFGLIHESSGFLYYINAEHPASVLYRNREAEFLEKGEILRKAGWTGIADTLHIETFQLQPGDVFVAGSDGRDDLAIGRNAEGNRIINEDETQFRIIVQEANADLERIYELLSSAGELTDDLSLVRVEYTGAGLPLEPSDTREVIDTARAAQRNNRQQEALDLLRMRMRMDPPSLRVKREFIASAYRSGAYEEGFAAVDRYLSENPGDAEMIFVGATLARKLKRWDAGIDYGERYRLRRPLDVRNLINLSRLYLGVNQKSRAAQMAREALEVEPDNDRAEQILRALAERSVG
- the def gene encoding peptide deformylase, encoding MAIRKILRAGDPQLRQKSAPVPLEEIRSKEIKKLIRDMYETMKAADGIGLAAPQVGVLKRLVIVGFDRSARYPDLKDGIQQRVLINPEITALESKTEGYWEGCLSVPGMRGYVERPRKIRLKFFDENEEQHDEVIEGFDAVVYQHECDHLDGVLYIDRLKDPRLFGFNDELDAEEATRTAVTV
- a CDS encoding fructosamine kinase family protein, with translation MSAPHWMQQALGLWRTDAVGAPVLLHGKSLFELYRLQLSDCIAAVKCVSSQRMAEVEARGLQTLAEAGAPAPRVLSTPALDADRALLILEFIADPGRIDSRRLIADLRRLYAQERAHFGWFEDNFIGALRQRNLPRSSFAEFWLEDRLHPQLALTVASGQLSRAAGREILDHARAAIRRWKLERCIPRLIHGDLWSGNLLPDAAGRAHLIDPSISASIPEQDLAMLALFGSPLSEESMRAIAEESGSPPGFEMRVGFWQCYPLLVHLNLFGSSYLRQLQQAVESFAYG
- the prmC gene encoding peptide chain release factor N(5)-glutamine methyltransferase yields the protein MAEQDGKVEKSTVQTVAAVLAQALRRLRDAELESPAAEAAYLLADLLHKDRAWLLAHDEEQLTLTLVERFQQRVEQRCQHRPLAQICGRREFFGRSFLVTEATLIPRPETELLVSEILARLDGRPKLILDLCCGSGCIGLSLLAERNQWQAVLTDLSPAALDVARQNAASFPENIAARARFCCGDLYEALAANAAALSEKSLFDAVVCNPPYIHPDEMESLAPEVRDFEPALALFSDDPLDLIQRIAAGAREALRPPGLLLIETSPRYAAAGQRALHNFFQVAEVLHDLAGLPRALCAYGVS
- a CDS encoding DUF1566 domain-containing protein, with the protein product MAHRKTILLLLALAASGFVAGGCASGPRQCACSEVSREAADRAPGSPQRPGAPHSSGFSFSLFLDPCACSRELSDGGRGVLLLSANQVGSDCQVLSQLRTGFYEPVRYDVAGIMLRNLAAEAGANAVSIDIFEPGSAQGRALQCTTEFLSERRPAAVEQAADLPEWTTEAGVTRNRQRRIGWQQCSTGQQEVQGRCQGAAIPMKWPDAADYCRRLSLGNNQWRLPTIDELSSILDPTRAAGEAKIDPALFPETRRNVYWSSTLYEPQASIVRVVDFDSGLNYAYGPENPGYVRCVYDTP
- a CDS encoding MFS transporter, coding for MSQKQRAPGKEIFGWAMFDFANSSYTTVIITVVYSTVFSYWIVGQGHDSPEGNFYWGSVALTISYLIVLVTAPIVGAVMDFSASKKKFLFGSYILTVVATAALYFARPGDIWLAVILIVISNIGFSAGEAFAAAFLPELGPQEDQGRISGIGWGVGYFGGILSTLIISLVLAAPSTDSFAGHEWIGPITGVFFLVAGIPTFLLLKERAIPKTLPPGASLFTVGFSRLRQTLSEIGDYRDLAIFLLSFIFSYAALSIVISFAFIYGDTEIAGFNQGYPGPGDMKVFRVGMFLLTNISAAVGAIAFGYIQDRFGDKRTYILTLIVWIVATVLIAGVKDVTAFLNSSFGLSLRDVQTFLVVGSLAGLCLGATQSSLRALVGALSPASKAGEFFGFWNLTGKIAAIIGLFSFGALQLWLGLRGAILICAVFNLAGIVVALFGNEKRGKEMALRHEGE